A single Lactuca sativa cultivar Salinas chromosome 8, Lsat_Salinas_v11, whole genome shotgun sequence DNA region contains:
- the LOC128127963 gene encoding uncharacterized protein LOC128127963: MNERRGKKRKQPPSFSTTVPVEEAPPKHPLTVAKNPNPIFFIGSPEKRSRTRRMINSVESIRWSTVGRYRVDVASFESLALPELQFKEDTNLFVIDEVGKMELFSSLFFPAVLCVLESKKINLRWLFLPTVNQRERERERASYVILDDESVC, translated from the exons ATGAATGAaagaagaggcaagaagaggaaacagcctCCCTCGTTCTCCACCACTGTTCCTGTCGAAGAGGCTCCACCCAAACACCCCCTCACAGTCGCTAAAAACCCCAATCCAATTTTCTTCATTGGCTCACCGGAAAAACGAAGCAGAACACGAAGAATGATCAACAG TGTAGAGTCCATTAGATGGTCTACTGTGGGAAGATACAGAGTTGATGTAGCATCATTCGAATCATTAGCTTTGCCTGAGTTACAG TTCAAAGAAGATACAAATCTGTTTGTGATTGATGAAGTTGGAAAGATGGAGCTCTTCAGTTCGTTGTTCTTCCCTGCAGTGTTATGTGTTCTTGAGTCAAAGAAGATAAATCTCCGGTGGTTGTTTCTTCCGACGGTgaatcagagagagagagagagagagagag CATCTTATGTCATATTGGATGATGAGTCTGTTTGTTGA